Proteins encoded within one genomic window of Dermatophilus congolensis:
- the recF gene encoding DNA replication/repair protein RecF (All proteins in this family for which functions are known are DNA-binding proteins that assist the filamentation of RecA onto DNA for the initiation of recombination or recombinational repair.): MHVTHLWVADFRNYISTDVSLKPGVTFLVGPNGQGKTNLVEAIGYLATLRSHRVASDAPLVRVGADHSVIRAAVSRRGRSTTVEVDIIPGRANKVGINRTQMSRPRDILGIIRTVLFAPEDLSLIKGDPSGRRDFLDALLVARQPKWALVQGDYARALKQRNALLKKALSPGGGDKKNSYAKDPYFESTLSIWDDQLAGLGGRLMYARLRLLHDLSPRLKDAYSSVSEDKTGNFFAHARYRTSLDPECSLKVSSLINSNETPDIEDLQQALFDSLQGSRQAEFARGITLFGPHRDEIELSLGEMPAKGYASHGETWSFALALKLASYHLLRHDLGEDPVLILDDVFAELDARRRARLAELIEDAEQVLITAAVEEDLPPLLQGKTLNILAGNVRDE, encoded by the coding sequence ATGCACGTCACACATCTATGGGTTGCAGACTTTCGAAACTACATCTCTACAGATGTTTCCCTCAAGCCAGGAGTCACATTTCTTGTTGGCCCCAATGGTCAAGGTAAAACAAACCTAGTCGAAGCTATCGGATACCTCGCAACTCTGCGGTCACATAGGGTGGCTAGTGATGCTCCACTTGTTCGAGTCGGTGCAGATCATAGTGTCATTAGGGCAGCTGTTAGTAGAAGAGGGCGCAGTACCACTGTCGAGGTTGATATTATTCCTGGGCGCGCAAATAAAGTGGGGATTAATAGGACTCAAATGTCGCGCCCCAGGGATATTCTGGGAATTATTAGGACCGTTTTATTTGCCCCAGAGGATCTATCACTTATTAAAGGCGACCCGTCTGGAAGACGTGATTTTCTTGATGCGCTTCTTGTTGCACGGCAGCCTAAATGGGCGTTAGTTCAAGGAGACTACGCTCGAGCTTTGAAGCAGCGCAATGCTTTATTGAAGAAAGCTTTAAGTCCTGGTGGAGGTGACAAAAAAAATAGCTACGCAAAAGATCCGTATTTTGAGTCAACATTATCTATCTGGGATGATCAGCTTGCAGGGTTAGGTGGGCGACTAATGTATGCGCGCCTCAGGCTTCTTCATGACCTCTCTCCCCGATTAAAGGACGCTTATTCTTCAGTTTCTGAAGACAAGACAGGAAACTTTTTTGCGCATGCTAGGTATCGAACAAGTCTTGACCCGGAGTGCTCTCTCAAAGTTTCTTCTCTCATTAATTCTAACGAGACTCCTGATATAGAAGATTTACAACAAGCTCTTTTTGATTCCTTGCAGGGATCTCGTCAAGCTGAGTTCGCTCGAGGAATAACTCTGTTTGGGCCACATCGAGATGAAATAGAGCTTTCTCTTGGGGAGATGCCGGCAAAAGGATATGCCTCGCACGGAGAAACTTGGTCTTTTGCTCTCGCATTGAAACTTGCTTCGTATCATCTTCTTCGCCATGACCTCGGGGAAGATCCTGTTCTGATTCTTGATGATGTTTTTGCTGAGCTTGACGCTCGTCGTCGTGCACGTTTAGCAGAGCTGATCGAAGATGCTGAACAAGTTTTAATTACCGCTGCAGTAGAGGAAGATCTTCCTCCTCTACTTCAAGGAAAGACGCTTAATATTCTCGCTGGAAATGTGCGAGATGAGTGA
- the dnaN gene encoding DNA polymerase III subunit beta: MRFRVERDVLTEAVTWVARGLPNRPPTPVLAGILLEADADGSLTLSAFDYEVSARITVEADVHEPGRALVLGRMLSDISKTLPGKPVDVTTDGNKVSVACGSSRFSLLKMPVEEYPTLPVSPEPSGHIPGDVFTHAVAQVSVAADRSDTLPILTGVRMEVDGERMTLLATDRYRLAMRELTWRPDDEDINAVVLVPARTLSDTAKSLGPSGSVSVALGEAAGGDGLIGFDAGQRRTTSRLLDGDYPKVSAIFPNSVDTEAIVDTQVLIEAVKRVSIVAERNTPVRLRFVDGQVSIDAGTGEDAQASEAVECQLVGPDIEIAFNPTYLIDGLNAVSSPFTRLAFTQPGKPAVLSGQKEADGDCDSSYRYVLMPVRFTN, from the coding sequence GTGAGATTCCGTGTGGAGCGCGACGTGCTGACTGAGGCAGTCACTTGGGTAGCTCGTGGCCTGCCTAATCGTCCACCTACGCCGGTTCTAGCCGGAATTCTTCTCGAAGCTGACGCTGACGGGTCATTGACTTTATCTGCGTTCGATTACGAAGTTTCCGCACGTATAACTGTTGAGGCAGATGTCCATGAACCGGGCCGAGCATTAGTTTTAGGACGAATGCTTTCAGATATTTCAAAAACACTTCCAGGCAAACCCGTCGATGTGACTACTGACGGAAATAAAGTTTCTGTCGCTTGCGGATCCAGTCGTTTTTCCTTGCTAAAAATGCCCGTGGAAGAATATCCCACGCTCCCGGTATCTCCTGAGCCGAGCGGTCACATTCCGGGTGATGTATTCACGCATGCAGTAGCCCAGGTCAGCGTTGCTGCTGATCGTTCAGATACGCTTCCCATTCTTACGGGTGTTCGCATGGAGGTCGACGGTGAACGCATGACACTGTTGGCTACAGACCGTTATCGATTGGCCATGCGTGAGCTGACTTGGCGTCCTGATGATGAGGACATTAACGCTGTTGTTCTTGTTCCTGCTCGAACGCTTTCCGACACAGCGAAATCTCTGGGGCCATCTGGTTCGGTTTCGGTCGCCCTCGGGGAAGCAGCTGGAGGTGACGGCCTTATTGGCTTTGATGCAGGGCAACGTCGCACAACTAGTCGCCTTCTCGATGGTGACTATCCCAAAGTTTCAGCGATTTTCCCTAACAGTGTCGATACGGAAGCAATTGTGGATACTCAAGTGCTTATCGAAGCTGTCAAGCGCGTCTCCATTGTCGCAGAACGAAACACGCCAGTTCGTCTTCGGTTCGTTGATGGACAAGTAAGCATCGACGCGGGGACGGGAGAGGATGCACAGGCTAGCGAAGCGGTTGAGTGCCAGTTAGTTGGTCCTGACATCGAAATTGCCTTCAATCCGACCTACCTTATTGATGGACTTAACGCTGTTTCGTCTCCTTTTACCAGACTTGCTTTCACCCAGCCTGGTAAGCCAGCAGTTCTCAGTGGTCAAAAAGAAGCAGATGGCGACTGCGACTCTTCGTATCGCTATGTTCTCATGCCAGTGCGGTTTACTAACTAA
- the dnaA gene encoding chromosomal replication initiator protein DnaA, translating to MSEKQSDTSRIWTATLHSLQEAGIPAPQRAFVAQCALVGILDSTAIIAVPDEFTKDIVETRVRESLTESLARETGRDIRLAVTVDSSIRGTIEESSQPTLDMYSESDSWKIEDNHPSNKPSGENSLPATSAAAQERFGGVADTVSTETAHHDSGPDRPRKPAGSSTKNQTTNDSGGDHLNPKYTFDTFVIGSSNRFAHAAAVAVAEAPARAYNPLFIYGDSGLGKTHLLHAIGHYAQNLYPKVRVKYVNSEEFTNDFINSIRDDRASSFQRRYRETDILLIDDIQFLSGKMQTQEEFFHTFNTLHNANKQVVITSDVPPKQLSGFEERMRSRFEMGLLTDVQPPDLETRIAILSKKARQEQLKVPDEVLEFIASRISSNIRELEGALIRVTAFASLNRQEVDLGLAEIVLRDLMPDQQISQITAATIMAQTAGYFDLTIDDLCSASRSRTLVNARQIAMYLCRELTELSLPKIGQQFGGRDHTTVMHADKKIRQLMAERRSVYNQVTELTTRIRSQQST from the coding sequence GTGTCGGAAAAACAAAGCGACACCAGCCGGATCTGGACGGCGACGCTGCACTCTCTGCAGGAGGCAGGCATCCCTGCTCCGCAACGAGCTTTCGTCGCACAATGTGCGCTGGTTGGAATTCTCGACTCAACCGCAATCATTGCCGTACCTGATGAATTCACTAAAGACATTGTGGAGACACGCGTTCGCGAGTCTCTTACGGAGTCTCTAGCGCGGGAAACTGGTCGCGATATCCGCCTCGCGGTAACAGTAGATTCCTCTATTCGTGGAACTATCGAGGAATCGAGTCAGCCAACTCTTGATATGTACAGCGAAAGTGACAGCTGGAAAATCGAAGATAACCATCCCTCGAATAAGCCCAGCGGAGAAAATTCACTTCCTGCAACTTCTGCTGCTGCTCAAGAACGCTTCGGGGGAGTGGCAGATACTGTTTCCACAGAAACTGCTCATCATGATTCTGGACCAGACAGGCCACGTAAACCAGCAGGAAGTAGCACCAAGAATCAAACAACAAACGATTCAGGTGGCGATCACCTCAATCCTAAATACACCTTCGATACATTCGTGATTGGGTCTAGTAACCGTTTTGCCCATGCAGCCGCTGTGGCTGTCGCTGAGGCCCCCGCTCGAGCTTACAACCCGCTTTTCATCTATGGTGATTCAGGCCTAGGCAAGACACACCTACTGCATGCGATAGGCCACTACGCGCAGAATCTCTATCCTAAGGTTCGAGTTAAATATGTGAACTCTGAAGAATTCACAAATGATTTCATCAACTCAATCCGCGATGATCGCGCTAGCAGCTTTCAACGCCGCTATCGCGAAACTGACATTCTACTTATTGATGACATTCAGTTCCTGTCAGGAAAAATGCAGACTCAGGAAGAATTTTTCCACACTTTTAACACTTTACATAATGCCAATAAGCAAGTAGTCATTACTTCTGATGTTCCACCAAAGCAGCTCTCTGGCTTCGAAGAACGCATGCGGTCTCGATTCGAAATGGGTCTACTTACTGACGTCCAGCCGCCAGATTTAGAAACACGAATCGCAATTCTTTCGAAAAAAGCACGTCAGGAACAACTAAAAGTTCCTGACGAAGTTCTTGAATTCATTGCGAGTCGGATATCTAGCAATATTCGTGAACTAGAGGGAGCACTCATACGCGTAACTGCTTTCGCGAGTTTAAATAGGCAAGAAGTAGATCTAGGGCTCGCCGAAATTGTTTTGCGTGATCTCATGCCCGATCAGCAAATCAGTCAGATCACAGCTGCGACAATCATGGCGCAAACAGCTGGGTACTTTGACCTCACTATTGACGACCTGTGTAGCGCCTCTAGATCACGCACTCTCGTCAATGCTCGTCAGATTGCTATGTACCTATGCCGTGAACTGACTGAGCTCTCCCTACCCAAAATTGGCCAACAGTTCGGTGGACGTGATCACACAACTGTCATGCATGCAGACAAGAAGATCCGGCAGCTCATGGCGGAGCGACGCTCTGTCTATAACCAGGTAACAGAACTAACCACGCGCATACGGTCTCAACAGTCCACTTAG
- the rpmH gene encoding 50S ribosomal protein L34 yields the protein MSKRTFQPNNRRRAKKHGFRSRMATRAGRAILACRRRKGRASISA from the coding sequence GTGAGCAAGCGCACTTTTCAGCCCAACAACCGTCGTCGCGCTAAAAAGCACGGCTTCCGCAGTCGTATGGCCACCCGTGCTGGCCGCGCCATTCTTGCCTGCCGTCGCCGTAAAGGCCGCGCCAGCATTTCCGCCTGA
- the rnpA gene encoding ribonuclease P protein component produces the protein MLSACNRLREPADFHVAVKGKRAGGKLLVIHVAQPEGRRSRPPRVGFVVSKAVGIAVVRNRVKRRLRHSLRARISSFPQGVDLVVRANPASAQVDFLRLDTELERLLTRVMKDLNEVSVGHEKSVMG, from the coding sequence GTGCTCTCCGCATGTAACCGCCTACGTGAACCTGCAGATTTTCATGTAGCGGTCAAAGGCAAGAGAGCAGGTGGAAAACTGCTTGTTATTCATGTTGCTCAGCCTGAGGGCAGACGAAGCCGACCCCCGCGGGTCGGCTTCGTTGTGTCGAAAGCGGTGGGCATTGCTGTTGTGAGAAACAGAGTCAAGCGCCGTCTACGCCATTCTTTGCGTGCACGTATTTCTTCTTTTCCCCAAGGTGTCGACCTCGTCGTTCGAGCTAATCCCGCGTCTGCGCAAGTAGACTTTCTACGCCTTGATACTGAGCTAGAACGTCTTCTCACTAGGGTGATGAAAGACTTGAATGAAGTTTCAGTAGGTCACGAAAAATCCGTGATGGGTTGA
- the yidD gene encoding membrane protein insertion efficiency factor YidD has product MLAKPFLWAIRGYQLFISPLIPPRCRFYPSCSTYMLVSIQRFGVVRGLGLGIRRLGRCHPWNPGGVDHVPARDAKRRSVRQNGTISDTTDRC; this is encoded by the coding sequence ATGCTAGCTAAGCCGTTTTTATGGGCGATTCGGGGGTATCAGCTGTTTATATCTCCCCTGATACCCCCTAGATGCCGTTTCTATCCCAGTTGTTCCACGTACATGCTTGTGTCTATTCAGCGTTTTGGTGTGGTCAGGGGACTTGGGTTGGGGATCAGACGTTTGGGGCGTTGTCATCCCTGGAATCCAGGTGGCGTTGATCATGTACCTGCGCGAGACGCTAAAAGACGCTCGGTGCGTCAGAATGGAACTATCTCAGACACCACCGACAGGTGCTGA
- the yidC gene encoding membrane protein insertase YidC — protein sequence MLPLEWFVEWVLVTFHSLFSWVGMPAESGWTWALSIGGLVIVIRVLLMPLFFKQIQSSRRLQLIQPEMQKIQAKYKGKTDPESRQRMSEETMDLYRRTGTNPFASCLPILVQMPFFFALFSVLNNLGRVAYGQRLSAGPLNPQLAGQADASTLFGAPLSATFMTSHSIEAKILTIVLILLMSATTFITQHQLTMKNMPASALDNPMARQQKVMLYVFPLIFAVTGVNFPVGVLIYWFTTNVWSMGQQFWVIRRMPTPGSEAEKAFQERRRRQGKLPVENRMDTVEKSIASEKKRSWFKNNTDASNSVDEYRDSPVEDKLRQGGQRQQPRRTSRSRRK from the coding sequence ATGCTTCCACTTGAATGGTTTGTCGAGTGGGTGCTGGTTACTTTCCACAGTCTCTTCTCGTGGGTTGGAATGCCTGCAGAGTCAGGGTGGACGTGGGCGCTATCCATCGGTGGGTTGGTTATTGTCATCCGCGTCCTGTTGATGCCCTTGTTTTTTAAACAAATTCAGTCGTCACGTCGCCTGCAGCTCATTCAGCCTGAGATGCAAAAGATTCAAGCAAAATACAAGGGAAAAACTGATCCAGAATCTCGGCAGCGAATGTCCGAAGAAACAATGGATCTGTATCGACGAACAGGGACCAACCCTTTCGCATCTTGCCTGCCAATTCTTGTTCAAATGCCTTTCTTCTTTGCGTTGTTTAGCGTTTTGAACAACCTTGGTCGAGTTGCTTATGGGCAACGTTTGTCCGCAGGGCCGTTGAACCCGCAGTTGGCAGGTCAAGCAGACGCATCGACTCTTTTCGGGGCCCCGCTGTCAGCTACATTTATGACCTCTCATTCCATTGAGGCCAAAATCCTCACAATTGTGCTGATTCTGTTAATGTCAGCCACTACATTTATCACGCAGCATCAGCTGACGATGAAAAACATGCCTGCTTCGGCACTTGACAATCCGATGGCTCGGCAACAAAAAGTAATGTTGTATGTTTTCCCATTGATTTTTGCGGTTACAGGTGTCAATTTCCCCGTAGGTGTTCTTATCTACTGGTTCACCACGAATGTCTGGTCAATGGGGCAGCAGTTTTGGGTGATTCGCCGGATGCCAACTCCTGGATCGGAAGCAGAAAAAGCATTCCAAGAACGGCGCCGGCGTCAAGGAAAGCTGCCGGTAGAAAATCGCATGGATACAGTAGAAAAAAGTATTGCATCAGAGAAAAAACGTTCGTGGTTCAAAAACAACACAGATGCCTCAAACAGTGTAGATGAGTATCGCGATAGTCCTGTAGAGGACAAGCTTCGACAGGGTGGTCAGCGTCAGCAGCCTCGTAGGACCAGCCGTTCGCGACGAAAATAA